A window of Mustelus asterias chromosome 15, sMusAst1.hap1.1, whole genome shotgun sequence contains these coding sequences:
- the LOC144504266 gene encoding uncharacterized protein LOC144504266, whose product MSFLWVWHCFLGAYLLHDTRTVSEEDYISQFDPPDSLSSILNASLMSDGVAGLGVMDGEEFSNVCTITVLTGALAAPSEQEGTAAAAEDDLGPVKSLMNGSSSVLESLASAVIAEIGKVSYQSLISETVLDIKQRNEQSNNIMTEIFQTLDSAPTSDHHVTKFKEKVCKMEAMLQAIDHLASQVEQMSDTLSTELNQHLGMSRKMESTLYQKAN is encoded by the exons ATGAGCTTCCTGTGGGTCTGGCATTGTTTCCTGGGAGCCTATCTTCTCCATGAcaccaggacagtgagtgaggaaGATTATATATCCCAGTTTGATCCCCCGGATTCACTCTCCTCGATTTTGAATGCCAGTCTGATGTCTGATGGTGTAGCTGGATTGGGAGTGATGGATGGTGAGGAATTTTCCAATGTGTGTACGATCACAGTACTGACCGGTGCACTGGCCGCTCCCAGTGAACAGGAAGGAACCGCTGCTGCTGCTGAAGATGACCTCGGGCCAGTGAAGAGTCTAATGAATGGCAGCAGTTCCGTTTTGGAAAGTTTGGCATCTGCAGTcattgcagagattgggaaagtgAGCTACCAGTCACTGATCTCAGAGACAGTCCTGGATATAAAGCAACGCAATGAACAATCTAATAACATCATGACAGAAATCTTCCAGACACTTGACTCTGCTCCGACCTCAGATCACCATGTGACAAA GTTCAAGGAGAAGGTTTGCAAAATGGAAGCAATGCTTCAGGCTATTGATCATCTTGCCAGTCAGGTCGAGCAGATGTCGGATACTCTCTCTACAGAACTGAACCAGCACTTGGGAATGTCACGCAAAATGGAGTCTACCCTCTACCAGAAGGCAAACTGA